One Chitinophaga sp. H8 DNA window includes the following coding sequences:
- a CDS encoding glycoside hydrolase family 99-like domain-containing protein, which produces MRTVLYIAVVCFLMMSCKKEATNLPPDFNHEITPVPITENVNVGAYYYNYSAADWAKKYSNTPVAGEYSALDPAVMAQHRQWADEGGVDFFIFNWNGAATGDPLLKSFITGRNNQVKMVINFNMAHLSATNNSPLTGAKLNTFLNEFKTLATAHFNQAYYYKIDGRPVILISPLNLSANAAASIDYAAVLPVLKEAMSKEGIDLYVIGEITSGWLPPIRYAPAIKAMDAVGLSNWSTDVYDRSVFFNAFSDINWKNWKDSTTNWNVDYVPCIFPGFNDKTMSPASKLYNIGGNAAFYETYCNVAKHNMGSKRIVLINSWNNFQAGTSLEPAKEYGTTYLGVTKAQFKVKVL; this is translated from the coding sequence ATGAGAACAGTACTATATATAGCGGTTGTATGTTTTTTGATGATGTCCTGTAAAAAGGAGGCAACAAATCTTCCTCCAGATTTTAATCATGAAATAACTCCCGTACCAATTACGGAAAATGTGAACGTGGGAGCTTATTATTATAACTACTCGGCTGCAGATTGGGCGAAGAAGTATTCTAATACTCCTGTAGCAGGAGAATATTCCGCGCTGGATCCCGCTGTAATGGCCCAACATCGTCAATGGGCAGATGAAGGAGGCGTAGATTTCTTTATATTCAACTGGAATGGTGCGGCAACAGGTGATCCGCTTTTAAAAAGTTTTATTACCGGCAGAAACAACCAGGTGAAGATGGTGATCAACTTTAATATGGCACATCTGTCGGCAACGAATAATTCACCATTAACAGGAGCTAAACTCAATACTTTTCTGAACGAGTTTAAAACACTGGCAACTGCACATTTTAATCAGGCGTATTATTATAAGATAGATGGCAGGCCCGTGATACTGATCTCTCCGCTTAATTTATCTGCGAATGCTGCGGCAAGTATAGACTATGCTGCTGTATTGCCTGTATTGAAAGAAGCAATGTCAAAGGAAGGAATCGACTTGTACGTGATTGGAGAAATTACTTCCGGATGGTTACCCCCCATCCGTTATGCACCGGCAATCAAGGCGATGGATGCAGTAGGCCTTAGTAATTGGTCTACCGATGTATACGACAGGTCTGTATTCTTTAATGCTTTTAGTGACATTAATTGGAAAAACTGGAAAGATTCTACCACAAACTGGAACGTAGATTATGTACCATGCATTTTCCCCGGCTTCAACGATAAAACAATGTCCCCTGCCAGTAAATTGTATAACATTGGTGGCAATGCTGCATTTTATGAAACTTATTGTAACGTGGCTAAACACAATATGGGCAGTAAAAGAATCGTACTGATTAATTCCTGGAATAATTTCCAGGCAGGCACCAGTCTGGAGCCTGCAAAAGAATATGGAACTACCTACCTGGGAGTTACCAAAGCCCAGTTTAAAGTAAAAGTATTATAA
- a CDS encoding metallophosphoesterase family protein gives MSHTMNRRKFATSLGMLAAMLPLGAAALNFTPSRGKGFHFVLLGDLHFDKLEHHDTGYVNAKYAGDWNQIRNYSRITRENLPLLMNVIKQQGNRDNAAFYLQLGDFVEGLCGTEALAQQQTKEFIDFIAAQQLDRPFFVIKGNHDITGEGAPQTYVKTVLPWQANVLKQKNTTANATFVHKGVRFILFDGYTPDESLQWLKKVLATHKESLLFFCIHMPVVPFNARANWHVFAKPSEQPQREELLQLLGKHHAIVLCGHLHKTCILKRSTPAGDFVQVCLGSVIPAPDAKIKDHLKGVEFYNAGLVNLEPAFAPASLEERRTNLTNEQPFIKYYEYADFCGYATIGVTEEKEVTMAVYANVDTTPWNTIHLSALT, from the coding sequence ATGAGTCATACTATGAACAGAAGAAAGTTTGCAACCTCTCTTGGAATGCTAGCAGCGATGTTGCCACTGGGGGCTGCTGCATTGAACTTTACGCCTTCCCGTGGTAAAGGGTTTCATTTTGTATTGCTGGGCGACCTCCATTTTGATAAGCTGGAACATCACGATACCGGGTATGTGAATGCTAAATATGCGGGAGATTGGAACCAGATCAGGAATTATTCCCGTATCACCCGTGAAAACCTGCCCTTATTGATGAATGTGATTAAACAGCAGGGAAACAGGGATAATGCTGCGTTTTATCTGCAGCTGGGCGACTTTGTGGAGGGGCTTTGCGGTACGGAGGCATTGGCACAACAGCAAACGAAAGAGTTCATTGATTTTATAGCTGCGCAACAACTGGACCGCCCTTTTTTTGTTATAAAAGGAAATCATGATATAACGGGGGAAGGGGCTCCGCAGACATATGTAAAAACGGTTTTGCCATGGCAGGCAAATGTGTTGAAACAAAAAAATACAACTGCCAATGCTACGTTTGTACATAAAGGTGTCCGGTTTATCCTGTTTGATGGTTATACGCCAGATGAAAGCCTGCAGTGGCTTAAAAAAGTGCTGGCTACACATAAGGAATCCCTGTTGTTTTTTTGTATCCATATGCCGGTGGTGCCATTCAATGCCCGGGCCAACTGGCATGTGTTTGCAAAGCCATCTGAACAGCCGCAACGGGAGGAATTATTACAGCTGCTTGGAAAACACCATGCAATTGTACTTTGTGGGCACTTGCATAAAACATGCATCCTGAAAAGAAGTACACCAGCAGGTGATTTTGTACAGGTATGCCTGGGAAGTGTCATTCCTGCACCAGATGCTAAAATTAAAGATCATCTGAAAGGGGTGGAGTTTTATAATGCCGGCCTGGTAAATCTGGAACCGGCTTTTGCGCCTGCTTCCCTGGAGGAAAGAAGAACCAATCTTACAAACGAGCAACCATTTATAAAATACTATGAATACGCTGATTTTTGTGGATATGCCACCATTGGGGTCACGGAAGAGAAAGAGGTGACAATGGCTGTGTACGCTAACGTGGACACAACACCATGGAATACCATACACTTATCAGCATTGACTTAA
- a CDS encoding alpha-galactosidase has translation MNKRWQLLLGIILSTQLAFAQGEQQGKKDWLVTPVKDKATVLVTANGKDITLSNGLVKRSFRISPNVACFDYQNLSNGQQLLRAVKPEAIVGLNGKEYNVGGLYGQKENAYLLPAWLENFTAGSNDFQYYKHEITDITPRIKWKATYWAANKKQATGKHLTFFYKAGAGDVQGVTVKVHYAIYDGMPLITKWLTIENNTGKAIAVNRVVNETLALVEEESAVIGTPEQLKKPQGIYFETNFAFNNAMQYNVSDQTTHWKMDSAYTSQVNFNNTTPCLLEVYPAKVTDVILKAGEGFTSVGTNELLMDSYDRERRGLAVRKMYRMIAPWTTGNPIFMHLVSKNDEQVKEAIDQCAATGYEALILSFGSHVDMEDTSAANIARWKKNAAYAHSKGIMIGGYSLFSSRRISDKDDVISPETGKPGGAFFGNAPCFGSEWGLAYRDKIKYFIKSTGFDIWENDGPYPGDVCASTTHPGHKGLEDSQWRQMEIQKELYRWLNEQGVYINAPDWYFLDGTHKIGLGYKEVNFSLSRDQQKILNRQNIFDGTWEKTPSMGWGFVPLTRYQGGGPEAILEPLKDHLDDYKQLMFQYYGAGIQACYRGPRLYDSEATKKVVADMISWYKQYRDILNADVIHLRRADGRDWDGILHANSQLKEKGFLILYNPLKTSITRTITVPLYYTGLTATAKVKEQGKTIKTYPLNRGFEITMTVTLAPESYNWWVIE, from the coding sequence ATGAATAAAAGATGGCAACTGTTGCTGGGAATAATCCTTAGTACACAACTGGCTTTTGCACAGGGTGAACAACAGGGTAAAAAAGACTGGCTGGTTACACCGGTTAAGGACAAAGCTACGGTACTGGTCACTGCCAATGGAAAGGATATTACTTTATCTAATGGTCTGGTAAAAAGATCCTTCCGCATTTCGCCCAATGTAGCCTGTTTTGATTACCAGAATCTGAGCAATGGCCAGCAGTTACTGCGTGCAGTAAAACCAGAAGCAATAGTGGGACTGAACGGAAAGGAGTATAATGTTGGCGGCCTTTACGGACAAAAAGAAAATGCCTACCTCCTGCCTGCATGGCTGGAAAACTTTACTGCTGGCAGTAATGATTTCCAGTACTATAAACATGAAATTACAGACATCACTCCCCGGATTAAATGGAAAGCTACCTATTGGGCTGCAAATAAAAAGCAGGCTACGGGAAAGCATCTTACCTTCTTTTACAAGGCGGGTGCTGGTGACGTACAAGGAGTTACAGTAAAGGTGCACTACGCGATATATGATGGCATGCCATTGATCACCAAATGGCTCACTATTGAAAACAATACGGGCAAAGCAATTGCGGTGAACCGGGTGGTAAATGAAACACTGGCCCTGGTAGAAGAAGAAAGTGCAGTTATTGGTACACCTGAACAACTGAAGAAACCACAGGGCATTTATTTTGAAACCAACTTTGCGTTTAATAATGCCATGCAATATAATGTGAGTGATCAGACTACACATTGGAAAATGGACTCAGCCTATACCTCCCAGGTAAATTTTAATAATACTACGCCTTGCTTGCTGGAAGTATATCCGGCCAAAGTAACGGATGTGATATTGAAAGCCGGAGAAGGATTTACTTCTGTAGGCACCAATGAATTGCTGATGGACAGTTATGACCGCGAGCGCAGGGGCCTTGCGGTGAGAAAGATGTACAGGATGATTGCTCCCTGGACTACAGGTAACCCTATCTTCATGCACCTGGTAAGCAAAAATGATGAGCAGGTAAAAGAAGCAATAGACCAATGTGCTGCCACTGGTTATGAAGCACTGATCCTGAGCTTTGGAAGCCATGTGGATATGGAAGACACTTCAGCAGCAAATATTGCACGCTGGAAGAAAAATGCGGCCTATGCACACAGCAAGGGGATTATGATAGGAGGATATTCCTTATTCAGTTCCCGCCGTATCAGTGATAAGGATGATGTGATCAGCCCGGAAACCGGTAAGCCCGGTGGTGCCTTTTTCGGCAATGCGCCTTGCTTCGGCAGTGAATGGGGATTGGCTTATCGCGATAAGATCAAATACTTTATCAAAAGTACTGGTTTTGATATCTGGGAAAATGACGGTCCTTATCCTGGTGATGTTTGTGCTTCTACTACACATCCTGGCCACAAAGGACTGGAAGACTCCCAATGGCGCCAAATGGAAATACAAAAAGAATTATACAGATGGCTTAATGAACAGGGGGTATATATTAATGCGCCCGACTGGTATTTTCTGGACGGCACGCATAAAATTGGCCTTGGCTACAAAGAGGTGAATTTTTCTTTATCCCGCGACCAACAGAAAATACTGAACAGGCAGAACATCTTTGACGGTACCTGGGAAAAAACACCTTCTATGGGATGGGGATTTGTACCGCTTACCCGTTACCAGGGTGGTGGACCAGAAGCAATTCTGGAACCATTAAAAGATCACCTGGATGATTATAAACAACTGATGTTTCAATACTATGGGGCTGGTATACAGGCCTGCTACCGGGGGCCACGTTTATATGATTCAGAAGCAACGAAAAAAGTAGTGGCTGATATGATCAGCTGGTATAAACAATACCGGGATATTCTGAATGCTGATGTGATCCACTTACGCAGAGCAGATGGCCGCGACTGGGATGGTATCCTGCATGCCAACTCCCAACTGAAGGAAAAAGGATTCCTCATCCTTTACAATCCCCTGAAAACAAGTATTACCAGAACTATTACAGTACCGCTGTACTACACAGGGCTTACTGCAACGGCTAAAGTAAAAGAACAGGGTAAAACAATAAAAACCTATCCGCTGAACCGTGGCTTCGAAATTACGATGACGGTGACACTGGCGCCGGAAAGTTATAACTGGTGGGTGATTGAATAG
- a CDS encoding ABC transporter permease yields MFFNYFKIAWRNLIRNKTFSAINISGLTVGLACSLLILLWVQDERSVDNFHAQGNQLYLVYERQYADNKIYAWYKTPGMLAAEMKRTVPEIAYASNFAWIDDSPDRLTFEGADKIIKFDACYAEVDYFKMMSYPLLKGNPATALSNPGSLCISEKMAKAFFGSADAAIGQSLRYDNRKDLTITGVFKDLPENISARFDCLIDWSTFLTENNWAKDWGNVGPNTLILLRKDADPQLVATKIKHLLAKYDTPTHRTELDIQRFGDSYLHGNFTAGHISGGRIAYVKLFSVVAIFILLIACINFMNLTTARSTKRAKEIGIRKVAGAARPTLLWQFLSEAMLITVLSVSLALILVYALLPLFNQLSGKHIMFPYANIYFWISLLCLTMITGLAAGSYPAILLSSFQPIKILKGSLKSGHNTVRLRKGLVVFQFVLSILFITGTIVVSRQVNYIQQTHLGYDRENLIYVPLEGNLAEKYSVFKQEAMNTPGIQMVSRIGETPTAIGSSTYGVEWDNKVPNTSPMFTQTATGYDFVKTMHLKLVAGRDLSPAFASDSFGYLVNEAALKVIGYQDPIGKSLTVWGKKGTIVGVLKDFHFSSLHHPILPLILRNGETEQYGHILIRTAAGKTQQAVASLEKICKTLNPKFPFTYSFSDDAYHKLYRSEAIVSKLSACFSALAIFISCLGLLGLAMFTAEQRTKEIGIRKVLGAGMLSLFSLLSREVVMLALIAFLIASPVAWWAMNAWLEQFAYRIDMAWWMLLLAVLLIICITMLTISYQSIKAILVNPIKSLKGE; encoded by the coding sequence ATGTTTTTCAACTATTTCAAAATAGCCTGGCGTAATCTTATCCGTAACAAAACCTTTTCAGCCATCAACATATCAGGGTTAACTGTGGGGCTGGCTTGCAGCCTGTTGATATTATTATGGGTACAGGATGAACGGAGTGTAGATAATTTTCATGCACAGGGTAACCAGCTTTACCTGGTGTACGAACGTCAGTATGCAGACAATAAGATATATGCCTGGTACAAAACGCCCGGCATGCTGGCAGCAGAGATGAAGCGTACCGTTCCTGAAATAGCCTATGCTTCCAACTTTGCCTGGATAGATGACAGTCCTGACCGGCTTACTTTTGAAGGAGCTGATAAGATCATCAAATTTGATGCATGTTATGCAGAGGTGGATTATTTTAAGATGATGAGTTATCCTTTACTGAAGGGCAATCCAGCCACTGCACTCAGTAACCCCGGAAGCCTTTGTATCTCAGAGAAAATGGCCAAAGCATTTTTTGGCAGTGCAGATGCCGCCATTGGTCAATCACTCCGCTATGATAACAGGAAGGACTTAACGATTACCGGGGTATTTAAAGATTTGCCTGAAAATATTTCCGCCAGGTTTGATTGCCTGATCGACTGGTCTACCTTCCTTACAGAAAATAACTGGGCCAAGGATTGGGGAAATGTAGGACCTAATACCCTGATCCTGTTGCGCAAAGATGCGGATCCACAGCTAGTGGCTACCAAGATCAAACATTTGCTGGCTAAGTATGATACGCCCACTCATCGCACAGAGCTGGATATACAACGTTTCGGCGACAGCTACCTGCATGGTAATTTTACCGCTGGGCATATTTCCGGTGGGCGCATCGCCTATGTTAAGCTCTTCAGTGTGGTAGCTATTTTCATTTTGTTGATTGCCTGTATCAATTTCATGAATCTCACGACAGCCCGTTCTACCAAGCGGGCCAAGGAAATTGGTATCCGTAAAGTAGCGGGAGCTGCGCGGCCAACACTCCTGTGGCAGTTTTTAAGCGAGGCTATGCTGATCACGGTATTGTCTGTTTCATTAGCATTGATACTGGTTTATGCGCTGCTGCCCCTTTTCAATCAGCTGAGCGGCAAACACATTATGTTCCCATATGCGAATATCTACTTCTGGATCAGCCTGCTCTGCCTGACGATGATCACGGGACTGGCTGCCGGGAGTTATCCAGCCATTTTACTCTCCTCTTTTCAACCAATAAAGATTTTAAAAGGATCATTGAAATCGGGTCACAACACCGTGAGATTGCGAAAGGGCTTGGTGGTTTTTCAGTTTGTGCTTTCTATCCTCTTCATTACCGGGACGATTGTTGTTTCCAGACAGGTCAATTACATTCAGCAAACCCATCTTGGTTATGACAGGGAAAACCTGATTTATGTACCGCTGGAGGGTAATCTTGCAGAAAAATACAGTGTATTTAAACAGGAAGCGATGAATACACCTGGCATTCAAATGGTATCCCGTATAGGAGAAACCCCTACGGCAATAGGCAGTAGCACCTATGGTGTGGAATGGGATAATAAAGTTCCCAACACCAGCCCTATGTTTACACAAACTGCTACCGGGTATGATTTTGTAAAAACGATGCATTTAAAGCTTGTAGCAGGGAGGGACCTTTCCCCCGCCTTTGCCTCAGACTCTTTCGGTTACCTGGTAAATGAGGCCGCCCTGAAAGTAATAGGTTATCAGGATCCTATCGGCAAATCTTTGACCGTATGGGGGAAAAAAGGGACGATCGTAGGTGTGCTCAAAGATTTTCATTTTTCTTCTTTACACCACCCTATCTTACCCCTTATCCTGAGAAATGGTGAAACAGAACAGTATGGACATATCCTTATCCGTACAGCAGCCGGCAAAACCCAACAAGCTGTGGCCAGTCTGGAAAAAATATGTAAAACATTAAACCCTAAATTTCCATTCACCTATTCTTTTTCTGATGACGCCTATCATAAATTATATCGAAGTGAAGCCATTGTAAGCAAGCTATCTGCCTGCTTTTCCGCGCTGGCCATATTCATATCCTGCCTGGGATTACTGGGCCTGGCCATGTTTACAGCAGAGCAGCGGACCAAAGAGATTGGCATACGGAAGGTATTGGGCGCAGGCATGCTCTCCTTGTTTTCACTATTATCCAGGGAGGTGGTTATGCTTGCCCTCATTGCTTTCCTTATCGCATCCCCGGTAGCCTGGTGGGCTATGAACGCCTGGCTGGAACAATTTGCTTACCGGATTGATATGGCATGGTGGATGTTACTGCTCGCTGTTTTGCTGATCATTTGCATCACAATGCTGACCATCAGCTACCAGAGTATTAAAGCTATACTGGTAAATCCAATAAAGAGCCTGAAAGGAGAATAA
- a CDS encoding RNA polymerase sigma factor, protein MSNNVLHTGEVRYDRVAAGDEGAFRDLFDLYVPRLQAVIYRITKSATVTDDLVQETLLKVWIARDQLELVSKPDSWIIKIGFFLALNHVRRLNIHSKVIAHIDYHQHQEAPGNPSGEATEFRQMILLVGEAVRQLPEKQQQAYLLSREQGLSIAAIAGQMGLAVSTVKNLLVMALKHIRQHLEKAGYTYLLLLFGTFL, encoded by the coding sequence TTGTCGAACAATGTTTTACATACCGGCGAGGTACGCTATGACAGGGTAGCGGCGGGAGATGAAGGGGCGTTCCGGGATCTCTTTGACTTATATGTGCCCAGGCTGCAGGCCGTAATTTATCGTATTACTAAGTCGGCAACGGTAACGGATGATCTGGTCCAGGAAACATTGTTAAAGGTATGGATAGCAAGAGACCAGCTGGAGCTGGTGAGCAAACCGGATTCCTGGATCATCAAAATCGGCTTTTTTCTTGCACTTAATCATGTTCGCCGCCTGAATATCCACAGCAAGGTAATCGCACACATCGATTATCATCAACACCAGGAGGCGCCTGGAAATCCGTCAGGGGAAGCTACTGAGTTCCGGCAGATGATCCTGCTGGTAGGTGAAGCTGTCAGACAATTACCGGAAAAACAACAGCAGGCTTATCTGCTGAGCCGGGAACAAGGGCTTTCTATAGCAGCCATTGCCGGGCAAATGGGCCTGGCAGTCAGCACCGTTAAAAATCTCCTGGTAATGGCCCTGAAACATATCCGCCAACACCTTGAAAAAGCAGGCTACACCTACTTATTATTGCTTTTTGGCACTTTTCTCTAA